A part of Diceros bicornis minor isolate mBicDic1 chromosome 32, mDicBic1.mat.cur, whole genome shotgun sequence genomic DNA contains:
- the LOC131396001 gene encoding liver carboxylesterase 1-like isoform X2: MWLFTLVLVSLATSTVWGHPSSPPVVDTVQGKVLGKYVSLEGFAQPVAIFLGVPFAKPPLGPLRFAPPQPAEPWHFVKNTTSYPPMCSQDPVEGKMLSDLVTNRKENISLQISEDCLYLNIYTPADLTKKSRLPVMVWIHGGGLAIGEASSYDGLPLSAHENVVVVTIQYRLGIWGFFSTGDEHSRGNWGHLDQVAALRWVQENIANFGGDPGSVTIFGESAGGESVSVLVLSPLTKNLFHRAISESGVVFTADLVKKDSKATAQKIAMFAGCKTTTSAVLVHCLRQKTEDELLETTLKMKFLTTDLHGDPRESHPFLPTVVDGVVLPKMPEEILAEKTFNTVPYIVGFNKQEFGWIIPTIMGFPLSEGKLDEKTATSLLWKSYPMTNIPEELTPVAIEKYLGGTDDPVKKKDLFLDLMGDVMFGVPSVTVARFHRDAGAPTYMYEFEYHPSFSSDMKPKTVKGDHGDELFSVFGAPFLKEGASEQEIKLSKMVMKFWANFARNGNPNGEGLPHWPAYDQKEGYLQIGVTTQAAQKLKDKEVAFWTELLAKEAAEKLHQTEHVEL, encoded by the exons ATGTGGCTCTTCACTCTGGTCCTGGTCTCCCTGGCCACTTCCACAGTTTGGG GGCACCCATCCTCGCCACCTGTTGTGGACACCGTGCAGGGCAAGGTCCTGGGGAAGTACGTCAGCTTAGAAGGATTTGCACAGCccgtggccatcttcctgggCGTCCCTTTTGCCAAGCCCCCTCTTGGACCCCTGAGGTTTGCTCCACCGCAGCCTGCAGAACCATGGCACTTCGTGAAGAACACCACCTCCTACCCTCCTAT GTGCTCCCAGGACCCAGTGGAGGGGAAGATGCTCTCAGACCTCGTTACCAACAGAAAGGAGAACATTTCTCTCCAGATTTCTGAAGACTGTCTGTACCTAAACATTTACACTCCCGCTGACTTGACGAAGAAAAGCAGGCTGCCG gtgatggtgtggatccatggaGGTGGTCTGGCAATAGGTGAAGCATCAAGTTATGACGGGCTGCCCCTCTCTGCCCATGAAAATGTGGTGGTGGTGACCATTCAGTACCGCCTGGGCATCTGGGGGTTCTTCAG CACAGGAGACGAACACAGCCGGGGAAACTGGGGTCACCTGGACCAGGTGGCCGCACTGCGCTGGGTCCAGGAGAACATTGCCAACTTTGGAGGGGACCCAGGCTCCGTGACCATCTTTGGAGAGTCAGCAGGAGGTGAAAGTGTTTCTGTTCTT gTGTTATCTCCACTGACCAAGAACCTCTTCCACCGGGCCATCTCTGAGAGTGGGGTGGTCTTCACTGCTGACCTGGTCAAGAAGGACTCTAAAGCCACAGCGCAG AAAATTGCCATGTTTGCTGGGTGTAAAACCACCACCTCTGCTGTCCTTGTTCACTGCCTGCGCCAGAAGACAGAGGACGAGCTCCTGGAGACAACGCTGAAGATG AAATTTCTCACTACTGATTTACATGGAGACCCGAGAGAG AGTCATCCCTTCCTGCCCACTGTGGTTGATGGAGTGGTGCTGCCAAAGATGCCTGAAGAGATTCTGGCTGAAAAGACATTCAACACTGTTCCCTACATCGTCGGATTCAACAAGCAAGAGTTTGGCTGGATTATTCCAACG ATAATGGGCTTCCCACTCTCTGAAGGCAAGCTGGACGAGAAGACGGCCACATCACTCTTGTGGAAGTCCTACCCCATGACT AACATCCCTGAGGAACTGACTCCAGTGGCCATTGAGAAGTATTTAGGAGGGACAGACGACCCTGTCAAAAAGAAAGACCTGTTCCTGGATTTGATGGGAGATGTGATGTTTGGTGTCCCATCTGTGACTGTGGCCCGCTTCCACAGAG ATGCTGGAGCTCCGACCTACATGTATGAGTTTGAGTATCACCCAAGCTTCTCATCAGACATGAAACCCAAGACGGTGAAAGGGGACCATGGAGACGAGCTCTTCTCGGTCTTTGGAGCACCATTTTTAAAAG AAGGTGCCTCGGAACAAGAGATCAAACTCAGCAAGATGGTGATGAAATTCTGGGCCAACTTTGCTCGCAACGG GAACCCCAATGGAGAGGGGCTGCCCCATTGGCCAGCATACGACCAGAAGGAAGGGTACCTGCAGATTGGTGTCACCACCCAGGCAGCCCAGAAGCTGAAAGATAAGGAAGTGGCCTTCTGGACTGAGCTCCTGGCCAAGGAGGCAGCAGAGAAGCTACACCAGACAGAGCATGTTGAGCTGTGA
- the LOC131396001 gene encoding liver carboxylesterase-like isoform X1, whose amino-acid sequence MWLFTLVLVSLATSTVWAGHPSSPPVVDTVQGKVLGKYVSLEGFAQPVAIFLGVPFAKPPLGPLRFAPPQPAEPWHFVKNTTSYPPMCSQDPVEGKMLSDLVTNRKENISLQISEDCLYLNIYTPADLTKKSRLPVMVWIHGGGLAIGEASSYDGLPLSAHENVVVVTIQYRLGIWGFFSTGDEHSRGNWGHLDQVAALRWVQENIANFGGDPGSVTIFGESAGGESVSVLVLSPLTKNLFHRAISESGVVFTADLVKKDSKATAQKIAMFAGCKTTTSAVLVHCLRQKTEDELLETTLKMKFLTTDLHGDPRESHPFLPTVVDGVVLPKMPEEILAEKTFNTVPYIVGFNKQEFGWIIPTIMGFPLSEGKLDEKTATSLLWKSYPMTNIPEELTPVAIEKYLGGTDDPVKKKDLFLDLMGDVMFGVPSVTVARFHRDAGAPTYMYEFEYHPSFSSDMKPKTVKGDHGDELFSVFGAPFLKEGASEQEIKLSKMVMKFWANFARNGNPNGEGLPHWPAYDQKEGYLQIGVTTQAAQKLKDKEVAFWTELLAKEAAEKLHQTEHVEL is encoded by the exons ATGTGGCTCTTCACTCTGGTCCTGGTCTCCCTGGCCACTTCCACAGTTTGGG CAGGGCACCCATCCTCGCCACCTGTTGTGGACACCGTGCAGGGCAAGGTCCTGGGGAAGTACGTCAGCTTAGAAGGATTTGCACAGCccgtggccatcttcctgggCGTCCCTTTTGCCAAGCCCCCTCTTGGACCCCTGAGGTTTGCTCCACCGCAGCCTGCAGAACCATGGCACTTCGTGAAGAACACCACCTCCTACCCTCCTAT GTGCTCCCAGGACCCAGTGGAGGGGAAGATGCTCTCAGACCTCGTTACCAACAGAAAGGAGAACATTTCTCTCCAGATTTCTGAAGACTGTCTGTACCTAAACATTTACACTCCCGCTGACTTGACGAAGAAAAGCAGGCTGCCG gtgatggtgtggatccatggaGGTGGTCTGGCAATAGGTGAAGCATCAAGTTATGACGGGCTGCCCCTCTCTGCCCATGAAAATGTGGTGGTGGTGACCATTCAGTACCGCCTGGGCATCTGGGGGTTCTTCAG CACAGGAGACGAACACAGCCGGGGAAACTGGGGTCACCTGGACCAGGTGGCCGCACTGCGCTGGGTCCAGGAGAACATTGCCAACTTTGGAGGGGACCCAGGCTCCGTGACCATCTTTGGAGAGTCAGCAGGAGGTGAAAGTGTTTCTGTTCTT gTGTTATCTCCACTGACCAAGAACCTCTTCCACCGGGCCATCTCTGAGAGTGGGGTGGTCTTCACTGCTGACCTGGTCAAGAAGGACTCTAAAGCCACAGCGCAG AAAATTGCCATGTTTGCTGGGTGTAAAACCACCACCTCTGCTGTCCTTGTTCACTGCCTGCGCCAGAAGACAGAGGACGAGCTCCTGGAGACAACGCTGAAGATG AAATTTCTCACTACTGATTTACATGGAGACCCGAGAGAG AGTCATCCCTTCCTGCCCACTGTGGTTGATGGAGTGGTGCTGCCAAAGATGCCTGAAGAGATTCTGGCTGAAAAGACATTCAACACTGTTCCCTACATCGTCGGATTCAACAAGCAAGAGTTTGGCTGGATTATTCCAACG ATAATGGGCTTCCCACTCTCTGAAGGCAAGCTGGACGAGAAGACGGCCACATCACTCTTGTGGAAGTCCTACCCCATGACT AACATCCCTGAGGAACTGACTCCAGTGGCCATTGAGAAGTATTTAGGAGGGACAGACGACCCTGTCAAAAAGAAAGACCTGTTCCTGGATTTGATGGGAGATGTGATGTTTGGTGTCCCATCTGTGACTGTGGCCCGCTTCCACAGAG ATGCTGGAGCTCCGACCTACATGTATGAGTTTGAGTATCACCCAAGCTTCTCATCAGACATGAAACCCAAGACGGTGAAAGGGGACCATGGAGACGAGCTCTTCTCGGTCTTTGGAGCACCATTTTTAAAAG AAGGTGCCTCGGAACAAGAGATCAAACTCAGCAAGATGGTGATGAAATTCTGGGCCAACTTTGCTCGCAACGG GAACCCCAATGGAGAGGGGCTGCCCCATTGGCCAGCATACGACCAGAAGGAAGGGTACCTGCAGATTGGTGTCACCACCCAGGCAGCCCAGAAGCTGAAAGATAAGGAAGTGGCCTTCTGGACTGAGCTCCTGGCCAAGGAGGCAGCAGAGAAGCTACACCAGACAGAGCATGTTGAGCTGTGA